In one Prosthecochloris aestuarii DSM 271 genomic region, the following are encoded:
- the cobD gene encoding threonine-phosphate decarboxylase CobD: protein MSRDNLYHHEHGGEPERYCVTGTQPLLDFSVNISPLSPSLPEVSLDAFSLHCYPSIDGRGIREFYSNRFSLDDETLLPLNGAIEGIYLVPRALRLQRVMVLAPSFFDYERACRIAGAKVSYLRLQEKELFLLPGIDEIAEQLQDADALFAANPNNPTGTRFPKELVMALASRFPDKWFIIDEAFIQFVDDFPGASLMRDVRAFRNIVVINSLTKFYALPGLRLGAAIAHPDVIKILLDFKEPWTVNAIAEAVALELLHAGDFEEDVRRLITVERAKIYKRMKNVPDIAIRGYAANFFLAQWNSGSSLNDLLDFLIAKNIYVRDCRNFPGLEDNYFRFAIRKPEENDYMLDQLQLVGGEVGMVEK from the coding sequence ATGAGCAGAGACAATCTTTATCATCATGAACACGGAGGAGAACCGGAGCGCTACTGCGTTACAGGAACTCAGCCACTCCTTGATTTCAGCGTCAATATCAGTCCGCTTTCTCCATCGCTTCCGGAGGTTTCTCTCGACGCGTTTTCTCTTCATTGTTACCCTTCCATTGATGGACGTGGTATACGGGAATTCTACTCGAACCGTTTCAGTCTTGACGATGAAACGCTGCTGCCTCTCAATGGCGCTATCGAAGGGATCTATCTTGTTCCCAGAGCGCTGCGTTTGCAACGGGTTATGGTGCTTGCCCCATCATTTTTCGACTACGAACGGGCCTGCCGGATTGCAGGGGCGAAGGTCAGCTATCTGAGACTTCAGGAAAAGGAGCTGTTTCTTCTGCCCGGCATCGACGAGATTGCAGAGCAACTGCAGGATGCCGACGCGCTGTTTGCCGCAAACCCCAATAATCCCACCGGGACGAGATTTCCGAAGGAGCTTGTCATGGCGCTTGCAAGCCGGTTCCCTGATAAATGGTTCATTATCGATGAAGCTTTTATCCAGTTCGTTGACGATTTTCCCGGTGCTTCGCTGATGCGTGATGTTCGGGCTTTCCGCAATATTGTCGTGATCAATTCCCTGACGAAATTTTATGCGTTGCCCGGGCTTCGGCTGGGAGCAGCTATTGCTCATCCGGATGTTATCAAAATCCTTCTTGATTTCAAGGAACCCTGGACGGTCAATGCCATTGCGGAAGCTGTTGCCTTAGAGCTGCTTCATGCTGGTGATTTCGAGGAGGATGTCCGTCGCCTGATCACGGTGGAGCGGGCTAAAATTTATAAACGTATGAAAAACGTCCCGGACATCGCGATCCGTGGATATGCCGCAAACTTTTTTCTTGCTCAGTGGAACAGTGGATCAAGCCTCAATGATCTTCTCGATTTCCTGATCGCAAAAAATATCTATGTCAGGGATTGTCGGAATTTTCCCGGTCTTGAGGATAATTATTTCAGGTTTGCTATCCGTAAACCGGAAGAAAACGACTATATGCTCGATCAGCTTCAGCTTGTCGGCGGCGAGGTCGGGATGGTTGAGAAATGA
- a CDS encoding FecCD family ABC transporter permease, whose amino-acid sequence MKTGVNNDIQPTVLFGISSVSRWRIVLFLLAVPLLLALSLLLGPSSLGLPDLQSPVGRAILNLRFNRLVMGLLVGSALSVSGVVFQAILRNPLAEPYVLGVSGGAGLGATLAILFGAVAFIPLSLPVAAFFAAIVTLLLVYGIARTGSGGSPSVYSLILSGVIISAICSSLIMFLVSSASVEGLHNVIWWMLGNLQPVPLQQRIMSSILIVAGFIVVWMLASRFNALTLGREMAHYQGMNADLIILVGLLASTLMAATAVSVGGMIGFVGLIVPHVTRAMFGPDHRWLIPLSALSGGTFLVLCDAFARTVLAPVEIPVGVITALAGGPFFLLILQRKMKNAWIA is encoded by the coding sequence ATGAAAACTGGTGTAAACAATGATATACAGCCGACCGTACTCTTTGGCATCAGCAGTGTGTCGAGATGGCGTATCGTGCTTTTTCTTCTCGCGGTTCCGCTCCTGCTTGCACTCTCTCTGCTTTTAGGTCCCAGCAGTCTGGGGCTGCCGGATCTGCAGAGCCCTGTGGGCCGGGCGATTCTGAATCTCCGTTTCAATCGGCTGGTGATGGGACTGCTTGTCGGTTCTGCACTTTCGGTATCGGGGGTGGTCTTTCAGGCTATTCTGCGTAATCCGCTTGCTGAACCCTATGTGCTTGGGGTGAGCGGGGGAGCCGGTCTCGGGGCGACGCTGGCCATCCTTTTCGGAGCCGTGGCTTTTATTCCACTCAGTCTGCCCGTTGCCGCATTTTTTGCCGCCATCGTCACCCTGTTGCTTGTCTACGGGATTGCCAGGACAGGGAGCGGGGGTTCTCCTTCGGTCTATAGCCTCATTCTCAGTGGTGTGATTATCAGTGCGATCTGCTCGAGCCTGATCATGTTTCTTGTCTCAAGCGCCAGCGTTGAGGGGCTTCATAACGTTATCTGGTGGATGCTCGGAAACCTGCAACCGGTGCCTCTTCAGCAGAGAATTATGTCGTCGATTCTTATCGTTGCCGGTTTTATTGTCGTATGGATGCTTGCATCGCGTTTCAACGCATTGACGCTTGGTCGTGAAATGGCCCACTATCAGGGTATGAACGCTGACCTTATCATACTTGTCGGACTGCTTGCATCAACGCTGATGGCCGCGACAGCCGTTTCGGTTGGTGGAATGATCGGTTTTGTCGGCCTGATCGTACCGCATGTAACAAGGGCTATGTTCGGCCCTGATCATCGCTGGCTTATTCCTCTTTCCGCGTTGTCAGGTGGAACTTTCCTGGTTCTGTGCGATGCGTTTGCACGGACGGTTCTCGCTCCTGTGGAAATTCCGGTCGGTGTTATCACCGCCCTTGCCGGAGGTCCGTTTTTTCTCCTGATATTGCAGCGAAAAATGAAGAATGCGTGGATAGCCTGA
- the cbiB gene encoding adenosylcobinamide-phosphate synthase CbiB — translation MMYPVEYQIAAAFLVDFLAGDPRFLPHPVRAIGWLAAATERILRSIRCLHLRIAGVMAVIIVVGGTVALAYAFLLLCGFLHPLLQFTAGILILYFSIASRDLADHAYAVLRPLAVNDIGQARRSVSMIVGRDTSSLDEQGIAQAAVESVAENTVDGVTAPLFYALLFGPVGALAYKAVNTLDSSFGYKNERYLEFGWASARFDDLVNFLPSRLTVPCIAAAAALMRLRYRDVLPSVLSTAGKHTSPNAGYPEAAFAGALGVRFGGPRSYGGVVTDLPYLGIAENRPNIDSIKQAVVLMLLSSGVFLVTGVFLRLVVQAAMLYLM, via the coding sequence ATGATGTATCCAGTTGAATACCAGATTGCAGCTGCTTTTCTTGTTGACTTTCTTGCCGGTGATCCGCGTTTTCTGCCGCATCCTGTCAGGGCAATAGGGTGGCTGGCTGCTGCTACGGAGCGTATCCTTCGCTCGATTCGTTGTCTTCATCTCCGCATTGCAGGAGTTATGGCTGTTATCATTGTCGTTGGAGGAACGGTTGCTCTGGCATATGCTTTTCTGTTGCTCTGCGGTTTTCTGCATCCGCTGCTGCAGTTCACTGCAGGGATCCTCATCTTATATTTCAGTATCGCATCAAGAGATCTGGCTGACCACGCTTATGCTGTACTGAGGCCTCTTGCCGTGAACGATATCGGCCAGGCCCGTCGGAGTGTCAGCATGATTGTCGGGCGAGATACCTCCAGCCTTGATGAACAGGGAATCGCACAGGCAGCAGTTGAAAGTGTTGCCGAAAATACGGTGGACGGTGTTACGGCACCGCTCTTTTATGCCCTGCTGTTCGGCCCGGTTGGAGCTCTTGCTTATAAAGCGGTCAACACGCTTGATTCAAGTTTCGGCTATAAAAATGAACGCTATCTTGAATTTGGATGGGCTTCGGCGCGTTTTGACGATCTTGTCAATTTTCTTCCGTCGCGTTTGACAGTGCCTTGTATTGCGGCTGCTGCCGCTCTGATGAGACTTCGTTACCGGGATGTGCTGCCATCTGTCCTGAGCACTGCAGGGAAGCATACCAGTCCTAATGCCGGTTACCCTGAGGCGGCTTTTGCCGGAGCCCTCGGCGTGCGTTTCGGCGGTCCGAGGAGTTATGGTGGAGTGGTGACAGATCTTCCGTATCTTGGCATTGCAGAGAATAGGCCGAACATTGATTCGATCAAACAGGCGGTTGTTCTCATGCTGCTTTCTTCAGGTGTTTTTCTTGTGACGGGAGTTTTTTTGCGCCTTGTTGTTCAGGCGGCAATGCTTTATCTGATGTGA
- a CDS encoding L,D-transpeptidase produces MKVNRYDRRRIPAGKTVLMPIDIQKALEYVPIPKQISDYRGEREIRVFLALQYFGAYENGAIAFWGPVSSGKKSRPTRPGKFVVNYKQRYKRSIKYHNAPMPYAINYNGGYFIHEQSLPGYPASHGCIRLLMSDAKKLFYWIKIGDPVTIQ; encoded by the coding sequence ATGAAAGTAAACCGATATGACCGTCGCCGAATACCTGCCGGAAAAACAGTCCTGATGCCAATTGATATTCAAAAAGCGTTAGAATACGTACCGATACCGAAGCAGATCAGCGACTACAGAGGCGAACGCGAAATCCGAGTGTTCCTGGCTCTGCAGTATTTTGGCGCCTACGAAAACGGGGCGATTGCCTTCTGGGGCCCGGTCTCAAGCGGAAAGAAATCACGACCCACCCGCCCGGGCAAATTTGTCGTCAACTACAAGCAGCGCTACAAGCGTTCCATCAAATACCACAATGCTCCCATGCCCTACGCCATTAACTACAATGGCGGGTACTTCATTCACGAACAGTCCCTGCCGGGCTACCCCGCATCGCACGGATGCATCCGTCTGCTCATGTCCGATGCAAAAAAACTCTTCTACTGGATAAAAATCGGCGATCCGGTGACGATTCAGTAA
- a CDS encoding YhdH/YhfP family quinone oxidoreductase, with protein sequence MQLTEIEKTEFRAFVVEERDDRYSGELQRRRVADLPSGDLLVRVFYSSLNYKDALSASGNRGVTKAYPHTPGIDAVGMVEKSGSNDFLEGDPVIVTGFDLGMNTPGGFGQYIRVPSRWALRLPDGLSMQEAMAFGTAGLTAALSVLRLTETLKPEDGRIAVSGATGGVGALAVAMLSKLGYCVSAISGKEQERDFLLNLGAAEVLPRKDFQDEERRPLHKGVFAGAVDTVGGTILVNLLKSMQPMGVVTCCGNVASPELHLTVYPFILRGVSLIGIDSQNCPIALRKNVWCKLAGEWKPDCLMNLSKEISMSDLPDSIERMLQGKLKGRTVVNLNA encoded by the coding sequence ATGCAACTGACTGAAATCGAAAAGACTGAATTCAGAGCGTTTGTCGTCGAGGAAAGGGACGATCGATATAGCGGTGAGCTGCAGCGGCGGCGTGTCGCCGATCTGCCTTCCGGTGATCTTCTTGTCAGGGTCTTCTACTCCTCGCTGAATTACAAAGACGCGCTTTCGGCAAGCGGTAACAGAGGTGTCACGAAAGCGTATCCGCATACGCCAGGCATCGATGCTGTGGGCATGGTCGAAAAGTCGGGGAGCAACGATTTTCTTGAGGGCGATCCTGTGATCGTTACTGGCTTTGACCTGGGAATGAATACCCCCGGAGGATTCGGGCAATATATCCGGGTGCCGTCCCGGTGGGCACTCAGGCTTCCGGATGGTCTTTCGATGCAGGAGGCTATGGCTTTCGGCACCGCCGGACTGACAGCAGCTCTTTCAGTGCTTCGCCTGACGGAAACACTCAAACCCGAGGATGGCCGGATTGCTGTATCCGGTGCTACCGGCGGTGTTGGCGCACTTGCCGTTGCAATGCTTTCGAAACTTGGCTATTGCGTCTCGGCTATTTCGGGCAAGGAGCAGGAACGGGATTTTCTTTTGAACCTTGGTGCTGCAGAAGTGCTTCCCCGTAAGGATTTTCAGGATGAGGAGCGTCGTCCATTGCACAAGGGCGTGTTTGCCGGAGCGGTGGATACTGTGGGAGGCACGATCCTTGTCAACCTCCTGAAGTCGATGCAGCCGATGGGCGTGGTTACCTGTTGTGGCAACGTCGCATCACCTGAACTTCATCTTACGGTCTATCCGTTCATTCTGCGAGGTGTATCGCTGATTGGCATCGACTCTCAGAACTGCCCGATCGCTCTCAGGAAAAATGTCTGGTGTAAGCTTGCCGGCGAATGGAAGCCGGACTGTCTTATGAATCTCAGCAAGGAGATATCCATGAGCGATCTTCCGGATTCGATCGAACGGATGCTACAGGGAAAACTCAAGGGAAGGACTGTGGTAAACCTGAATGCTTGA
- the cbiR gene encoding cobamide remodeling phosphodiesterase CbiR, which yields MNCKNQFPFRLGTTSYIIPDEILPNIEYLKEKVDDVELVLFESDEMSNLPSASDILLLRDISRDYDLTYSIHLPLDVYLGHRDAAVRRRSVEKCLRVVELTSTLSPSAYVMHAEAGERVDINRFSDEERHVFCESLLSSIDMLVDEEAASPDAFCVETLNYPFELIFPVIRQFGLSVTLDVGHLELYGFPVQDHLDVFLKYAKVLHMHGIKDGKDHKGLEYMRSETLDLVMRSLRENPDDQRVFTMEIFSEKDFESSCREMLRYRQS from the coding sequence ATGAACTGTAAAAATCAATTTCCTTTCAGGCTCGGGACGACATCCTATATCATTCCGGATGAGATTCTCCCCAATATTGAATATCTCAAGGAGAAGGTGGACGATGTTGAACTCGTGCTGTTCGAATCGGATGAGATGAGCAACCTGCCTTCGGCGTCGGATATTCTGCTGCTTCGTGATATTAGCCGGGATTATGATCTGACATATTCGATTCATCTTCCGCTCGATGTCTATCTTGGCCATCGCGATGCAGCGGTTCGCAGGCGGTCTGTGGAAAAGTGTCTCAGAGTTGTCGAATTGACCTCAACGCTCAGCCCCTCAGCCTATGTGATGCATGCCGAGGCAGGGGAGCGTGTCGATATTAACCGGTTCAGTGACGAAGAACGTCATGTGTTTTGCGAGAGTCTGCTCTCCTCGATCGATATGCTTGTCGACGAAGAGGCTGCTTCGCCTGATGCGTTTTGTGTTGAAACACTGAACTACCCGTTTGAGCTTATTTTTCCGGTGATCCGTCAGTTCGGATTGTCTGTTACTCTTGACGTGGGGCATCTGGAGCTCTATGGATTTCCTGTTCAGGATCACCTTGATGTTTTTCTCAAGTATGCGAAAGTCCTGCATATGCATGGCATCAAGGATGGAAAGGACCACAAGGGTCTTGAGTACATGCGTTCCGAGACGCTTGATCTGGTGATGCGCTCGCTTCGGGAGAATCCTGATGATCAAAGGGTCTTTACGATGGAGATTTTTTCTGAAAAGGACTTTGAGTCATCATGCCGGGAAATGCTCCGGTACAGACAATCGTAG
- a CDS encoding ABC transporter ATP-binding protein has protein sequence MSLSALAIDSLTAGYGEHRVLDSISMEIGSGEFVVLIGPNGCGKSTLLKTAAALLKPVAGRVSLFGHDVQKLKPSERSAMLGVVPQKVESPMAYTVGQIVMNGRTGSGLPWRALSEKDYVIIERAMIYTDVLHLRDRYFMELSGGEQQRVILAMVLAQEPKMIMLDESISHLDINHRYEVLRILKRINHERGMTVVLVSHDLSLSSEIADRLILMDAGRVVAEGNPRDVLRADILSRVYDCELQVKHDPLTGTVNVTGVLDGFRKTSEHKLTVHVIAGGGTGIELYRRLGLHGYRVTTGVLNRMDSDAEAANALGVEAVLDKPFSAISGTAFQSALELALEADIVVVSAVPFGAGNLINLRIGEQALDAGKDVWIAEGVAERDYTEDRQADALVRQLVAKGARMWPSLHMLIKELKG, from the coding sequence ATGTCCCTTTCCGCCCTTGCCATAGACAGTCTTACTGCCGGATATGGCGAGCACCGTGTTCTGGATTCGATTTCAATGGAGATTGGTTCGGGGGAGTTCGTTGTTCTGATCGGGCCCAACGGGTGCGGCAAGAGTACGTTGTTGAAAACAGCGGCGGCGTTGCTCAAGCCGGTTGCGGGACGGGTCAGTCTGTTCGGGCATGATGTGCAAAAGCTCAAGCCATCCGAGCGATCTGCAATGCTCGGAGTTGTTCCTCAGAAGGTCGAGTCTCCAATGGCCTATACTGTCGGTCAGATTGTCATGAACGGGCGGACCGGATCCGGACTTCCTTGGCGAGCACTGTCGGAAAAGGATTATGTGATTATCGAACGCGCAATGATCTATACCGATGTGCTCCATCTCCGGGATCGTTATTTCATGGAGTTGAGCGGAGGTGAGCAGCAGAGGGTTATTCTTGCTATGGTTCTGGCTCAGGAGCCGAAGATGATCATGCTCGATGAATCTATCTCGCATCTCGATATCAATCATCGTTACGAGGTTCTTCGCATTCTGAAACGGATCAATCATGAGCGGGGGATGACGGTGGTTCTGGTCAGTCACGATCTGAGCCTCTCGTCTGAAATAGCCGACAGGCTCATTCTCATGGACGCAGGACGTGTCGTTGCTGAAGGAAATCCCCGGGATGTTCTTCGGGCCGATATCCTCAGCCGTGTCTATGATTGCGAACTACAGGTCAAGCACGATCCTCTTACCGGTACCGTCAATGTGACCGGTGTGCTTGATGGTTTTCGCAAGACCTCCGAGCATAAGCTGACTGTTCATGTGATTGCCGGAGGTGGAACCGGTATTGAACTCTATCGTCGTCTTGGATTGCATGGTTACCGTGTCACGACCGGCGTGCTCAACAGGATGGATTCGGATGCCGAAGCGGCAAATGCGCTCGGCGTCGAGGCTGTGCTCGACAAACCTTTTTCCGCGATCAGCGGTACGGCGTTCCAGAGTGCTCTGGAACTTGCCTTAGAGGCCGATATAGTTGTGGTGAGCGCGGTTCCGTTTGGGGCTGGCAACCTGATCAATTTACGGATTGGCGAACAAGCACTTGATGCAGGCAAAGATGTCTGGATTGCTGAAGGTGTTGCCGAACGCGACTATACCGAGGATCGGCAGGCTGATGCTCTGGTCCGGCAGCTTGTCGCAAAAGGAGCCCGTATGTGGCCGAGCCTTCATATGCTGATCAAAGAGCTGAAAGGATAG